A window of the bacterium genome harbors these coding sequences:
- the ccoN gene encoding cytochrome-c oxidase, cbb3-type subunit I, producing MQLEKFSYDNEIVRKFTLATVIWGLVGMLVGLLIATQLFAPALNFNIPFLTFGRIRPLHTNAVIFAFVGNAIFMGVYYSLQRLCKARMFSDLLSNIHFWGWQLIIVAAAITLPMGFTTSKEYAELEWPIDIAIALVWIAFGINMFGTIIKRREKHMYVAIWFYIATWVTVTVLHVVNSLEVPAGFLKSYPIYAGVQDALVQWWYGHNAVAFFLTTPYLGLMYYFLPKAANRPVYSYKLSIVHFWTLVFLYIWAGPHHLLYSALPDWAQSLGTVFSIMLIAPSWGGMINGLLTLRGAWDRVRENPILKFMVVAVTAYGMATFEGPMLSLKNVNAIAHFTDWIISHVHVGALGWNGLLTFGILYWLVPKLWKTNLYSKKLANFHFWISFLGIVFYAFSMWFSGITQSLMWKQFTPLGVLQYPNFLETVLQIVPMYIIRMIGGSLYYVGVCVMVYNLYKTAKQGSFAREEQAEAPALEKFKDPLKRGVIHRFLEGKPALFILLTFITVITASVFEFVPMFLVKSNVPTIAAVKPYTPLELQGRDIYIREACNSCHSQLVRPFRSETERYGEYSKAGEYVYDHPFLWGSKRTGPDLHRIGGKYPNLWHYLHMENPSSMSPGSLMPSYQWLLTNDLDISTTETKINVMRSIGVPYPDGFEKTANGDLQNQAQMIAMDLQNAGASAEPNKEIIALIAYLQRLGIDIKSSQQAGK from the coding sequence ATGCAATTGGAGAAATTCAGTTATGATAATGAGATAGTCCGCAAATTTACACTGGCGACTGTAATCTGGGGACTGGTTGGAATGCTTGTTGGACTTCTAATCGCTACACAGTTGTTTGCACCTGCACTAAATTTTAACATACCATTTCTTACTTTCGGAAGAATAAGACCGCTTCACACAAACGCAGTGATTTTTGCTTTTGTAGGTAATGCAATCTTTATGGGAGTTTATTATTCCCTGCAAAGATTGTGTAAAGCAAGAATGTTCAGCGATTTATTGAGCAATATTCATTTCTGGGGATGGCAATTAATTATTGTTGCTGCAGCAATTACTCTTCCAATGGGATTTACAACAAGCAAAGAGTATGCTGAGTTAGAATGGCCGATTGATATTGCAATTGCACTCGTTTGGATTGCATTCGGAATTAATATGTTTGGAACGATTATCAAGCGACGCGAAAAGCATATGTATGTAGCAATCTGGTTTTACATTGCAACCTGGGTTACCGTAACCGTTCTTCACGTTGTGAATTCACTCGAAGTCCCTGCCGGCTTTCTGAAAAGTTATCCAATATATGCCGGCGTTCAGGATGCACTTGTTCAATGGTGGTACGGACATAATGCAGTCGCTTTCTTTTTAACTACTCCTTATCTCGGATTGATGTATTACTTCCTCCCGAAAGCCGCAAACAGACCTGTCTACTCCTACAAGCTTTCAATAGTACACTTCTGGACTCTAGTTTTTCTTTATATCTGGGCAGGTCCTCATCATCTTCTTTATTCTGCTTTACCGGATTGGGCGCAATCTCTCGGAACAGTTTTTTCAATAATGCTGATTGCACCTTCATGGGGAGGAATGATTAACGGTCTGCTGACTCTTCGTGGTGCTTGGGACAGAGTGAGAGAAAATCCGATTCTGAAATTTATGGTAGTTGCAGTTACTGCTTACGGTATGGCAACATTTGAAGGTCCGATGCTTTCTCTTAAAAATGTAAATGCAATTGCACACTTCACCGATTGGATAATTTCACACGTCCACGTTGGCGCACTTGGCTGGAACGGTTTATTAACTTTCGGCATATTGTACTGGCTTGTTCCAAAACTCTGGAAAACAAACCTCTATTCAAAGAAACTCGCAAACTTCCATTTCTGGATTAGCTTTCTCGGGATAGTTTTTTATGCGTTCTCGATGTGGTTCTCCGGAATTACTCAATCATTAATGTGGAAGCAGTTTACTCCGCTTGGAGTTTTGCAGTATCCAAATTTCCTTGAAACAGTTTTACAAATTGTTCCTATGTACATAATAAGAATGATTGGCGGCTCGCTTTATTATGTTGGTGTTTGTGTGATGGTTTACAATTTATACAAAACAGCGAAGCAAGGTTCGTTTGCAAGAGAAGAACAGGCTGAAGCACCCGCACTCGAAAAGTTCAAAGATCCATTAAAGCGTGGAGTGATTCACAGATTTCTTGAAGGCAAACCAGCTTTGTTTATTTTGTTAACGTTTATTACCGTGATCACAGCTTCAGTATTTGAATTTGTTCCGATGTTCCTGGTTAAATCAAATGTCCCGACAATCGCTGCGGTTAAACCATACACTCCGCTTGAGTTGCAGGGTAGAGATATTTACATTCGTGAAGCCTGTAACAGTTGTCATTCGCAGTTAGTTCGTCCATTCAGAAGTGAAACAGAAAGATATGGCGAATATTCAAAAGCTGGCGAATATGTTTATGATCATCCGTTCTTGTGGGGATCAAAGCGAACCGGACCAGATCTTCATCGAATCGGAGGGAAGTACCCAAACCTCTGGCATTATCTGCATATGGAAAATCCGTCGAGCATGTCACCTGGTTCACTAATGCCTTCATATCAGTGGCTGTTGACTAACGATCTTGATATTTCAACAACTGAAACTAAAATTAATGTAATGCGAAGTATTGGTGTTCCGTATCCGGATGGTTTCGAAAAAACCGCTAACGGTGACTTACAGAATCAAGCTCAAATGATTGCGATGGATTTGCAAAATGCCGGCGCATCCGCTGAACCGAACAAAGAAATAATAGCTCTCATTGCATACCTGCAAAGATTGGGAATCGATATTAAATCATCACAGCAGGCAGGTAAATAA